Below is a genomic region from Pseudomonas berkeleyensis.
TCGAAGATCATCGAGTCGACCTGGACGACATCCCAATCTAGTCGTTGTGGCTCGACCATGCGCGCTACGAAGGTCTGTCTGACGCTGTCGAGCACCAACACTTCCAGATCGACATCGCCGTGATCGTCTTCCTCTTCGCGTACCAGCAGTAATGCCACCAGCGTCAAGTGCGGACGCGCCGGCCAGACCTTGCAGATGCTCTGCTCAGCAGCCACCCGATAGCGGCCGCGCTCATCTTCCAGCGCCCTCCCCTGCGCCTGGCCGGGATGCGCCTGCTCGATCCAGCCAGGCAGTTGCAGGCGGCAATCATCGGCCTGCGCTGCAGTGGCCAACAGCAGGCCCGCGAGCGCCATGAAGAGCGTGGGTTTCATCCTTGAGTTCCTCCGAGTCATCGGGCCGCGAGTCTACGTCAGCACCGACAACCTGCCCATGCCAGGCGTCACGAAACAGGCAGTCGATACGCGCCGCCAGCAGGCGTCCGGCGCGTGCTTCTTCGCGCAAACCGATATGCCCGCTCATGCCCGGTACCACAGGCGCATGAAGCCCAGCGCCAGCAGCAGGCCGACCTGGCCGAGCGCCGCGCACAGCGACAGGAAGGAGCGCAGCGTGCCGTTGTTGGCTGCATCCTGTATGCCGGTCAGGGCACTCCAGAAGCCCTCCGGCAGCACCACCAGGCTCAGGCTGGCCAGCGGTTTTCCGGTCAGCAACAGGCCGTCGATCAGGTTGAACCAGCCGCAGAACATCAGGCCGATGAGGATCATCACCGCCACCACCAGGCCAAGCCCCAGGCAAGCGGAAAACTGCATGAGAAGACGCATGGAATTTTCTCCAGAAAGGCGGCGCGGCCAGCGCCGCGCCGATCAGATTCAGGCAGCGGTGCGACCGACGCCGTACCAGTCGAGTTTGCGGGTCAGTACCATCACGCTACCGAGCACGCCGAACACCAGCAGCGAGCCCATCAACAGCGCGTAGTCCTCCGCGCTGAGCAGGCCGAACAGCATCCCGTACAGCGCCGCCAGCAAGGCGCCAAAGCCCAGACCACGCTGCCAGCTGTGCAGCACGAAGCTGACGTAGAAGCCGATCAGGCCCACGCAGGCTCCTGCCGATATGCCATAGGCCAGGGTGAATGGCAGGTGCTCTGCCAGCGACAGCAGCAGCAGGTAGAACAGCGCCAGCGACAGACCGACCAGGGCGTATTGCACCGGGTGCACGGCCAGGCGCTTGAGTACCTCGAAGAGGAAGAAGGTGGCGAAGGTCAGGGCGATGAACAGCAGTGCGTATTTGATCGCGCGGTCGGTCTTCAGGTACTGATCCACCGGGTCGACGAAACTGACGCCGAAGCTGCGGCCGAACAGGCTCTGGCACTGGTTTTCGCTGGCGCAGCTGCGCAGTGCCTCCTCGAGGTTGGTGGCGAAGAAGCTGGTCTGCCACTCGGCGTTGAAACCCTGAGTGGTGATCTCACGACGACTCGGCAGGTACTCGCCGACGAAGCTCGGGTGCGGCCAGTCGGATTTCAGGCTGACGCGACTGTCGCGCCCCACCGGCACCACACCGAGCTGTTCGGTGCCCTGCAATTTGAGGTCGAAGGCGAAGTCGAGCGACTGCCCGCCCTGGCTGTCCAGCGACGGCAGCATCACATGCACGCCATCGCCAAAACGGTTGTCGTTGGTACCGGGTGCAAAGCTCAGGGTCTGGCCATTCAGACGCAGTTTGAGGTCATTGCTGATCCCACGGATATCGCTGATCCCCACCGCGAGAAAGGGCGCGTCGAAGCGATAGAAGCCCAGCTCATCGCCCAGACCAAAACGCGCAGGCAGGCGGAACTGGCCACTGACCTGGCTATCACTGCGGTACAGGCGTGCCTCGTAGATGCCACGGGCACGCAGCTCGGTATTGACCTGCCCTTCGAGCACGAAGCGTTCCGGCAGGAAGTACAGGCGACCACGCCGCTGGCGCTCCTCGGTGTAGCGCTCACCGGTCTTCTCGTTGGTCTTCCACTCGTGGGTGGTCTTGACGTAAGGCAGCACCAGGATCGGCCCGGTGATCTGCTGGCGGTAGCTGGAACTGCGGGCGATATCCTGCAACACCTGATAGCGCAGGCCTTGGCGCTCATCGACCAGGCCGTCGATCATCAGCAGGGGAATCATCAGCAGCAGGATCAGCAGGGCAATGGCGCCCAGCTTGAAGCCCAGGGTTCGGGTCATGGTACGGCTCTCCGTAGCGAGTGAAGGTACGGCAGAGTCTGGGCAGCGACGATGGGAGGCGTGTGGGGCGAGCGTGGAGATTGTGTGGAGAATGGGTGGGGCTTAAGCGGCGATGCGGGAGCGGTGGGTACCGCTCCCGCAACGGGTTACACCGTATAGCCGAGCTTACGCGGCAGCCATAGGGCGATTTCCGGGAAGATCGCCACCAACACCAGCGCACTGCCCATGATCACCACGAACAGCAGCGCCCAGCCGACCGTCTGCTCCAGCCTGATCTTCGCCACTTCGGTGGTCACCAGCAGGTTGACCGCCACCGGTGGGGTGAACTGGCCGATGGCGATGTTCATCGCCAACAGGATGCCGAACCACACCGGGTTCCAGCCGAAGTGCTGCATCACCGGAATCAGGATCGGCATGAGGATCAGGTAGATGGAAATCGCATCGAGCAGCATGCCCACCAGCAGCACCGCGAGCATCACCAGAATCAGCAAGGTAGTGCCGTCATCCGACAGCGAGATCATCCACTCGGCCAGATGGCGGAAGGTACCAAGCATGGTGCCGGCCCAGGCGAAGATACCGGCCAGGGCGATGATCAGCATGACCACGCCGGAAATCACCGCCGCCTCGCCACACAGGCGCCACAGGCTGCGCCAGTCCAGCTCGCGGGTGACGAACAGACCGATGACGATGCCGTAGGCCACTGCCGCCACGGCCGCTTCGGTCGGCGTGAACAGGCCGCTACGCAGGCCACCGAGGATCAGGATCGGCGCGAACAACGCCGGCAGTGCTTCCTTGAAGCTCGCCCACA
It encodes:
- the creD gene encoding cell envelope integrity protein CreD is translated as MTRTLGFKLGAIALLILLLMIPLLMIDGLVDERQGLRYQVLQDIARSSSYRQQITGPILVLPYVKTTHEWKTNEKTGERYTEERQRRGRLYFLPERFVLEGQVNTELRARGIYEARLYRSDSQVSGQFRLPARFGLGDELGFYRFDAPFLAVGISDIRGISNDLKLRLNGQTLSFAPGTNDNRFGDGVHVMLPSLDSQGGQSLDFAFDLKLQGTEQLGVVPVGRDSRVSLKSDWPHPSFVGEYLPSRREITTQGFNAEWQTSFFATNLEEALRSCASENQCQSLFGRSFGVSFVDPVDQYLKTDRAIKYALLFIALTFATFFLFEVLKRLAVHPVQYALVGLSLALFYLLLLSLAEHLPFTLAYGISAGACVGLIGFYVSFVLHSWQRGLGFGALLAALYGMLFGLLSAEDYALLMGSLLVFGVLGSVMVLTRKLDWYGVGRTAA
- a CDS encoding TRAP transporter large permease yields the protein MSPDLLLVISFLVLLILGVPVAFALGLSGAIGIIAGLSPDMLATLGTNTYNSVAKYPLIAIPLFILTGLVFEKAGVAIRLVRFAQALIGPRHGGLGMVAVLVCMIMGGMSGSGPADAAAVAMVMLPSMTKAGYPKPFSATVIAASASTAILIPPSIALILYSIVVPGVDLRALFAAGLFPGILAGLTLLLPVWLISRYYGWEAPQGEERPPLWASFKEALPALFAPILILGGLRSGLFTPTEAAVAAVAYGIVIGLFVTRELDWRSLWRLCGEAAVISGVVMLIIALAGIFAWAGTMLGTFRHLAEWMISLSDDGTTLLILVMLAVLLVGMLLDAISIYLILMPILIPVMQHFGWNPVWFGILLAMNIAIGQFTPPVAVNLLVTTEVAKIRLEQTVGWALLFVVIMGSALVLVAIFPEIALWLPRKLGYTV